gactctGCCCTCACAGTCCATCCACATAACCTCTCTGTTCCcaagttttcttgtttttatcttCAAAGCTCCCTCTTATaaatccctttctctcctctgatgctgccaccaccctgataCAGGCCTTTGTGTCTGGATTATTGCGACAGCCtgccaggtctgcctgactcaaatctttccccattccaacccatcctccattcagctgccaaaaggattttcctaaaatgcaggtctagCCATGTCACCTAactccattcaataaacttcaatagtttcctatttcctttaggatcaaatatgaatcCTCTATTTGGCCTTTAGAGTCCTTCCCAACCCAGCCCCTTCTTGCCTTTCTAGTCTTtatactttatttccctccatataTTCTATGATCCAGAGACACTTTTGCAagtgctgtgctaggtgctggggtgACAATATATAAAGATAATCCTCTCCTTCAAGGTGGTTATAGTCTCATAGGGCCACATTATAGTGGGCTGATGCTTAGCGAGATAAGGTAGAAACTCACCTATCAGAGCATGGCTTCCATGCAATAAAACTTTCTTGAATTTTCACCCATGCTCTGCCCATCCTCACGTTACAGAGGTCAAGATGGCTCTCATCCAACAATTAATGTTATTCTGTATCATGCCTCCTCTGGGTTCTTGGGGTTCTTGTTCCATCAACTGAATTTTCTCACAGCATGTTGTCTGACTCTACCTTGCTCATTTACCACATTCTCCTTGTCTTAAGATTATTAGTATATGCACCTCATGCTTTCCTGAAGGTAGGGGCAAGGGATCATGTGATTTCTTCACCTTTGCATTTCCAGTGCAATATAATGGGAAAAGGCATTAATCTTGAACATGAAGCAGTGCTTTTTCCTGGTTCAGGCATTTAACAGttctgtgactctggtcaagttaTTTAATGCATTTACACTTAGTTTCCTCTCTTGTATTAAAAAAATGGTTAGGAAGGGGTGGCAGGATAATGCTAACTGTACTTCCCAACACATAGGGTtcttgtgaagaaagcattttgtgcATTTCAAAGTTATATAgaaacacacaaacatgcacatatatacatatatgtatatatacatgataattaGAAAATCATTaacatagggaaggcactagaatgaaagGGAGTTCacaaaggcttcctatagaagatggcaTTTTAGTCGGTCCTTgaagggagatgagaagggagagcattacGAAGATGGGAAAAGTGAGAGAAAATGCTTAGAGGCAAGAGACGAAGTATCTCATTGGTGGGATATcctggaggccagtgtcactgaatcagagTACTTGGAGAGAAGATAGAATAATACTGATAAGTTGGGGAtggggctgggttatgaagggcttagaACACCAAGCAGaaaatttttgtatttgatcctggaggtgatagggagttaCTAGAGTTTGCTGAATAGGGAGATTTACTTTCTTGGACctgcaatttaggaaaatcactttggctggtGAATAAAGAATGGAAGATCCCATGTCTTCCCAACCCTGAAGCCTGTTCTTCAGTGTTCAACACTGTCTCTCctaaacacatagtaggtgcttagtacaCATCGAATCGATTCATGATTATACTTTCCATTTCTCGTTCatactttacaatttacaaaaagTTTTAGCCATATTTTCTTATCTGAACCCATCATAACCTTGTGATATAGGTAGAGTAATTCCATTTCAAATATGAGActcagaataaaacaatttaagtgatttatcccATACCAGGTAATTCGTAGCCAAGTCTCaagtccaggttttctgacttccaaTTCAAAGGTCCCTTTTCTCCTATTATTCTTTCCAttgactctttcctctccaccTATGTGTGTGCTTAGGCATCTCCTATCCTAAACAAATGTTTTTCCTTTGTCCCAGCTACTCTCTCAAGTCATCAACCCATCTCACTCTTCCTTTCCAGTGCCATATTTCTCCATATTCTTCTGCCCCTGTGTTCTCTGCTTTTGCATCACCCTACAACCTGGTATCTGGCCTGCCCCATCATTCGATCTTGAAACTATCAGATGGAACAGACTTTTCACAGCCTTCAAGCTTCACATATGTGTGCTGCTCTTAACATTTTTTTGCATAAGTATTTTGTAAGGATAAAGATCATTGAGAAGATCAATGACTTCACCCCATTTAAAGATAAGATGCTATGAGCTTATAACTTTCCCAAGTGAGAACATATCTTAATTATTCCATCCTGCTACTCTGCTGAAGGCTTATTTTCAATCAATATCAAGTTGACCATCATATAATCAGCAATAGGTgatactttttctcttttcctatacTTATTCCAATTTCATTTTGACATATTATTCAAACTGGTATTTCTAAGATTATACAAAATAGTTACACTTATTAGAAAATGTGctatccttttaattttttaaaaaatatttttaacattcatttattttaaaattttgaatttcaaattctctcattgaacccattgaaaaggcaaccAACATATCTGTTATACCTATGAAATTATGtgaaacctatttccacatttgccttattgaaaaaaagaataaaatgagaaaattatgcttcaattttcactcagagttcatcagttctgtctctggaggtggatagcatttttcatcacaagtcctttgaaaTGGTCTTggaattgtattgatcagagtagttaagcatttcacagctgatcatcatcataacattattgttactgtgcacaaatacctcccagttcttctcacttcactttgcatcaattcacatagATCTTGACATATTTTTTGAAATCACCTCCCTCATTATTTagtatggcacaataatattctatcacactcatatgtcacaacttatttaactgttccccaattgacaaaACATCCACTCGATTtcattctttgccatcacaaaaacagctgtcataaatatttttgtacatattttccttttttctttgatctctttggagtacagacttcatagtggtattcctggatcagagggtatgcacagttttataacccttttcagcataattccaaattgttctccagaatagttggaccagttcactactccaccaacaattcttaatgtacctattttcgcTCATctcctccaccatttgtcattataacaggtgtgaggtggtacctcagagttgttttaatttgcctttctctaaccAAAAATGcttgagtattttttcatatgactatagctagctttgatttcttcttctgaaaactgcctgtccatatcctttgaccatttatcaattaaggaatggctctaattttataaatttgactccgtttcctatatatttgagaaatgaggcctttatcagagaaacttgtttcaaagatttttgatattgcttcattggcAATAACATCTtctagcaaaatgtaatttccctgattatctcttttaattaggtctatttttgcttttgctttgtctgaaatcatgattgttacccctgcttttttgttacttcagatgaagcataatagattatgttccagccctttattttaactctgtttctctctttttcaagtgtgtctcttgtaaacaatactttgttggattctggtttctaattcactctgctatttcatttcataaattaGCTGAGGTGTATGGGGCTAtccagggaggactagcatctctggtatgAGGATTTGCAGAGCCTTTTGCAGGGCTGCTCATCCCATTTTTGTGTCTCTACTTCTCAACCAACTCTTACATGTGTTTCCAAGAGGCTATAGCATGTGCAacgccacaccctggtaaaaccatcttggcacaTGGGCTAAACTAACTTAAGGTTAATCGGCAGGCTTCAAACCCATTGGTAAGGTAGGGGGagtgtctactccaagcatgtaaagacttcccatAGTGGTAATGGCAAATGAGAatgatttgttccaatgaccatgaaagTGGAGGAAGCATGGAAGgcgtcaaggtcatccactgcatcctcttgacttttgttctgccactggacttcaatgactcaggaagagaaagtaaggctgatgaATTTAtgcagctttgcctcacttaaatccaactcacaggcaaatcaagacatcacttgtgatgtcattgatcctctttgaaaatgagggaTGAACAATAAGAACAACATGAattagctcatcccattcacattcatcattgtgattactgtgtatttccctccttcccattttcttctgtttattcttctctttttatcctgtccctcctcaaaagtctgttttgcttctgcaCACTAACTCCCTTAATcagtcctcccttttatcatgcCCCCTTccatatctcttatccccttcccccagccactatttccctatagggtaagatttCTATAGTCATCtaaatatgtgcatttatattcttccctctttgaaccaattctaatgagagtgaggttcaagcattgcctgccacaaCCATCCTATTAACAGCAAGCACCATAGCACACCCAGggtggcctgctagcacaggttctttgatctgcttttctaaaggaaaggcaagTTTAAAGGgtaaataattttactttaattaaacatatatatcatccactagttcagggaaaaggtcaggaccctgaacatggagaaaatataagcagagagaaAATGCAGGcaaagaaattagcacagagatcaacagacaagACTCCAAgagtctgaacaaagtaatacaaccacctacttACACCACCAGATCagggaagcactaacatctgagtAGTAAGGGGGactcttaacaaatggctactcagaatcctgtccagggaatcaaaaggtccttctcacgAGTGAAACCCCCAAAGtgaaatctcacctcagaatatacatacacacacttttggctaataggccaagagccagaaggcatcacaaccctcatgactcaatttctaattagcttagtaccaaaaggtgtgacagccttcctacaagcaagcctctccatAAGTAAGCTTCTCCTTATGCAAGTCACTCcctcaatgggctctatgtgactcaggatgtatcacagctggaccagagttcaaagcagcaagacatccgtGATTGAAcatatgtggtcacataggccttattaatggatggggaagatcttcctattccatcaaCATTATAcatccccctttcctcctccactgtaaaagatcTTGTgcacctcttttgtgtgagaaaaTATTTCCCCTTCTACCTCCACCTTCCTTTTTCTCAGAGTATACCCCTTTTTCTCACCCCtacattttattttgagatcaacccaacataattgactcacactcatgccctctatgtaaactccttttaattggcctaataataatgataaagttcttgggaattacatgtgtcatcttcccatataggaatataaacagtttaattttattgagtctcttatgatttctcatgtcacctttttatgctcctcttgaaacttgtgtttgaaagtcaagttttctattcagctcttgtttTTTCATTAGGAAtctttgaaagttctctattccattaaatatctatttttacccatgaaggattatactcagtcttgctggataggttattctcTGTTGTAATCCtcgctcttttgccttctggaatatgatattctaagaCTTCTGctcctttaaagtagaagctactaaatattttgtgattctgatatttggattgtttctttctggttgcttataatattttctccttgatctgggagctctgaaacttggctacaatattcctgggagttttcatttttgtatttctttcaggGGTTGgtcagtagattctttcagtttctgttttactctctggatTTCAGATAAtgggacagttttcctttataatttcttgaaataggatatctaggctcctttttaaACATGGGCttcaggtagtttaataattcttaaattatttcttcatcagttttccaggtctgttgtttttccaatatttcacatttctattttttcatcttttgacttgtttttattgtttctgcaTGCCTCATTCTAAAGCCAaccagtaagtgaaagatctttcctgcccattgaataggcttacTGTGGAGCCAacaagggaggcctgattagagacaggcccacaccctttcactaactaggtgtgaggccccaggctagtttgtgagaggcatgaagccctcagggccctgaggggagttgctaagaccagagccaatggtatgtgccctgagttctagtcaatcagatgatggctaggactgtataaagaGATCCcagaactgggaacagcagaactgggagcagcagaggggAGAGCACcagaattcagaagcagagagccagcgtGGACAGAGAGTACAGAgcggagagtgctgaacaagagagagttgtggagatcaaggaacttggagtcaaCAGAGATGCAGGAAAGAgcgctgagtggagagttaggattagTGAGTGAttttttataggaaggccctagcagtgaGGGGAAGTTAaaagtatggcttggttccttgctataatattttgctataatttccttgttagtACAGTGAGATgggtttactggttttggaatattattgctactatatcaaattggggacattggtccttggatctgatcctctggagtctaaataaatgtgatacttcctctgccttctacctagagaattccttacacttcatgattccaaaccattcaggcatgtctatggccctctctgaggtcatgaattttgccttattaCCATACTCATGGAGtgattagcttccagttgccaaattctaatttttaaggaatttttttattcaatgagattttttttcttttttttttcactgagatTTTGtaccattttttccatttggctaattctgcttgttaaggagttcttttcttcagtgaattttggtATCCCTTTTACCATtagtccaattctgtttttaggtgtcattttcttctctattttttgttccttttgtttAATGAacttattaattctcttttcataattttctatcATCACTCTTAATTCTTtgcccaaattttcctctatcaGTCTTATCTCTTTTATTCTTATTTGGCTTGTTTtcaactagcattttttttcttctgaggctttgtttgttgttttcaCTTTGTTTCTGAGTTGGTCTCTcagtcttccctgccaccatagtagctttttatggttaagatctgtttattttgtttttgttttttgtttgttttgtggtttgctaattttccaatctatttcttgactttgaactttatgttaaagttgccTTCAGTTCCCCTGGGGATAGGAAGTACTATCCCAAGCCTCAGGCTTTTTCATgattctgttttcagagctaggtcTGGGGGTTGGCAAGTTTTTGACGCTTCCAGGGTGGTGTGACCCAgtgagaggtgtggtcactgctctcctggtccaTGTTCTGGTCTTTACCTAGGAAGGGGCCCCTGCTCCCCTGTAGCCACAAGCAATAGcattcctcttggccctggaactagGACCAGGACCTCTACTCTCTTGCAGCCACCTTCCTAGTGCTTCTCTCTGTCCTAAAGCTGTGACTCAGAACAGTgcatgggcaatagagttgccaatcaacACCAGCTATACCCAGTGCCAGCAGCAGATCCCCTATGATCTCTTTCAAGTTGTGTTACCCACTTAGTATCTCTGGGCTGAAAGATGCTAAAGTTGCTGCTCCAGCTGTTGATGCTACAGCTACTGCTGTCACCTCCCATGTGTACTCCGAATGGGCTTCCACCCTAgtatcacagacctctcctgttgACCTCCTAAGTTTCTTAGgtaaaaaaagtctcaccttgaTCTTTTATTGGCTCTGATGTTCCAAAAtgtgatttgaggtgttattttaaagttgtttagagaagAATATTgaaagagttcagctgggttaCTGCCTTTAATGGGCCATCTTGTGGTATCCTTTTCCTATTGTATGTAATGTTCATTTTTGATTTTAGGTTGTACTTACTATTTTAAGAGGAGgcagttattaattttttctaatattttaaaaataaagtgatgTTGGATTATCAGTGTTCATTGATATGTAGTTATTATGTTTGTTATTGATATTTTATAATTGAATCAACTATGCATCCCTGGTGAACCTAAAATATATGTAAACTCTGATATATTGGAGCAGCTTTGCTAACGTTTGTGTCAATGTTTATTAACAATATAAggtcataggttttttttttcctcactgctttgtctcttcctttcttagGTGTCTGGACAATATTTATATCATAGTATTTggaaggatttctttttcttttttcttcaaattatatgtaatattggAGATAATTATTCcttgaatgtttggtagaatttacttgcaATTTTATCTAGTTCTTTCCTCCTCCCGTTGGCAGTTATTTTCTGACTTATTCATTTTCTTCTGACATTAGATTGTTTATACAACCTAACATTAATTtgagtatttttcatttttgaaattttcaTCAAATTTTTACATTACTTTTGTTGACACATCactggaaaaaaagtttttgataatTGCCCTTATTTCATCTTCAATTTTGGGAAAATAACCTCAAACCAGAATGAAAAGCCTACGAGAAGCCTCCTAGCAATGCCCCAAAAGTTTTTTGAAAAAGATTAACACTCACCCTTTGCCTACATCCTGGGCTCAAAGGAAAGTGATTTCAATCCTTCTCATTTGCATGCTAGATTTCCCACCTGGTCGTACCATAAACTATCATTGTAAAATAACTATATCTTACAATTTGGAAACAGACCAGTAGGAGCTTTAACTTTTTGGACCACAAAAGCAGGCACCTTTCTCTGCAAGATTCGAAGGAGCACTTCATACCCCCAAGAAAATTTCTGTTAATCTTCACTTTAAACTACATTTCACCCTTGATGCAGAAAATTGTTGtgcaaaaatggattttttttcttccaaggagcaTGAACAGAAGTGGCAAGAACTGAGGGAACTAAGAGAAATATGACTCATTATTTTCAGTGTTTTTAAGATGGAGTTACCCATTTAGGTTTTTCTGTGACAAAATCCAGCGCCATGGTTGTCTCAGGATAAGGGTTGCAAGTATTCTTTGGATGTATTATTTAAGACTCTATCTAGATCTCACAGATGGACATGAAGCAATGAATAAATTTCCATACATTGAGTCAACAGAACTCCTGTTGGGCAAAGCAATAATATTTACATCTGGTTTATGGATGGGTTAACTATAACCAGGACAAGGAAATTAACAAACCTGATTAAAACggagcattttttcaaaaaaacccAGCAAGCAGGAGAGAACATCTACATATGTGAATCAAGTGTCAAGGAGAACAGTAGAGTGTAATAGATAAAGATCTCAATGTGCAGAGGGTTGGCAATAGGGAGGTCCAACAATTTGCCAACGAAGGGCAGCATTCTGTTTTCAGGATGACAGGGTATAGAATCAGGGTAATCAGGTGGCCAGGTACTCAATGGCATCAAAGCCCTCTATAATcaggctccaacctatctttccactcTTATTTCATATCACCTCTTTCACAAACATTATGTACAAGCAAAAATGTTCTCCCAGTACTAAGTTTTATCCTGCCCTCTGCTGCTTCTGAATATTATCATACACATTCCATCCCCTACACCTACAAAATATGCAACTTCACATATTTTCTCGGttccaatactttttttttcctgcagggCCCAGTTTGTAACTTTTCCTCCAGGAATCCTTCCCTGAATTCTTCTAGTTGGCAATGATCCCTCCTAGGGATATTTCATGAGGCCTATCTCCTCCATGTATTTTATCAAATTTTTACCAGGGTTTAATTAACTTTCTGTACTTGTACTGCCCCTATTAATTGCAAGTTCTTTCAGTACAGGGAAAGTGATGCTTTTCACTTTTATGTTCCTAGTGCCTAGAATAATGATTTGTACATAGTAGTTACTAAACAAGAAGATGGaaatagcaataacaataaaataatatgtaCTCAAAGTCCAAATCTTCATCCATGCCATGATGGAGGTAAGCAATGACAAAGTAGGGCAATTTGGGCTAGGGTGATAGTGGGGAGTTTATGTGTCCTGAGACATATCAttatggggggcaggggagagtttAAAACACTGTGGAACAAGAACCTGTGAATACCATTAATTGGGTTAGAATTCCTGGCAGTGTGATGATTCAACTGTACCtatctaaaatgagggagtttatCTTCAGGCCCATTGAGACCAGTTCTCAGATTATGAGTTTGGTGACATCTCTCCTTTACGATTCTAGGATGACCTGAGGGGTTGGGTTAGGATCTAACGCTACTAGCTTAAACCCATATTGTACTATATTCTCCCCAATATTGTTCAATTAACATGTATTAACTTTTGCAAAGGGCTATTTTCTGAGAGGATATACCAAGAGCAAAATCtagccttctctccccacccacttgACCTGAGGAGTGGTATACTCTACTCTCTACTATCCCAGTCACTGGGAAGAAGGTGGCTGCCATGTGGCATctgtcccaccaagttcacttcccaTGGAGCAGAGTTGGTTCATGATATCACTCTCTTCCGAACCCAAACCAACAAGTACAAGATACCCCTGGCTTGAGTTAACTAAGCTACTCAGTTGAAGGATTCTTTTCTTGTTGAATTTAGTTACACAAGAAATCTGGCATGGACTTTGTTGTGGGTGAGCATGCCTGTGATTCCTGCTACCAGGGTAGACTCCCTTAACTTTGGGGTTTCTGAACTGCAGTATTTTTAAAGTTATACAGTTTGCACTACATTTGGCACTAAGTGGATGAGCCCCAAGAGAGGATAGCCACCATGCTGTCTACAGAGGGGCTTAGTCTGGAAAAAGAGAGCAGGTTGAAGCTTGTTTGTGGTTCAGTACTGGGACAGGGCCTATGAGTGGTACCCTTGTACTTTCCACCTGAGTGAAAGAGAATTTGTCTgaagaaacaataacaaaataaacacaatataTGATGTTCAATCCACAAACAATTCTGAATATTAGCTTGCAAGCTTGTGCCAACGAACTGAGCATTTCTGAGTATTTCCAACTTTAAAAACATTCACTTCTGCCTTTTACAGTATGAAAAGGTAGTAGACTAATTATGtcctttaataataaatatttatttcatattccaTTTAAACGTATGCCCAATGGGACATATTTATTCTGTAGCTGTGGTTGCTGTGATGGTTGAATCTATTCCTCCTCTCATTACTTTccaccccttctccctctcctcccctctcctccccttgcaCTCCCCTCTATTTCCTGCCAGTTCcctatctttccttcctcttctcttctcctccactcTACTCCTTCTCCTTCTACCCCCTCTCTTctatcttctcctcctctcttctttttctgtttgtcctTGCTTCTTCCCTTCGCCACACCTCTCTCTTTCTGCAccgttttttcctttccttttcttgtctcccCACATTTCAGCCCATCTTGGGCAACTGAAAAATTTTGATTTCCCTTTTTCCTGAGTCTCAACCTGGTGGCCCTGGGTAAGGGACCATTTACAAAGCAAGATTCCAGTTCTATGGTCTTGCACAGATACAGAAGGGAGCAGGAATGAGTTGGGGGAAACAAAAGAGTGCCCAAATATTAAGGTGCAAGGTATGGGGAATGGGTTAGTTACAATTTATAAGGTAAGATCTCAGGTTCGAGAGCCAATAGAGAATGACTGAGTGAAGCCAACAACTAAGGAAACACGATGATGAACATTAGCCATGAATCTATGGAGACTTATTTGCCTCATGCAATGGATTGCTGAAAGGCTACCACTAACATGGAAGGCAAGAAGCAGGGAGCCAGGCCAGTCATCATACCAGAGGGCATAAATTGTATGCAAGAATTCAGGTGTTTCCCAAGAGGAGACATTTTTGTAATCTGAAATAGAAGGTTCCATGAAAAGAAGTTCACCACTCTATACAGGAGGGGAATGTGTACATTCTTTGGGAAAATATCTTCTTGTTTCATAATGGTTCCCCCAATTTTTTGTGGACTAAAACTGGCAAATTATCTGGGCTTAGTTTTCATTCACATGCTAGCTCCAAATAACTTTTCTGgggatgttaaaaaaattttttaatagagCCATCCATAGCTCCCAGTTGTAGAGTTTAAGACTTGTGAGACCTGCTTGAGCCCTTCACCTGAAGGCCAAAAACCTGGACTGGCCAATCAGAGAGGATGATTTGAGCCCTTCTGGACTGACACACCAGCAATCCTCTGCGATGCTCTCTGAGTGAACTCAAATTTCTTCTGCTGTGTCAGCAATCACAAGACCGGATTAAGCTTGCACAGACATCCTGAATGAGGGGCACATCCTTGCTTACTGGAAACTGGAATCTTGGCTAACAAAAGGACTGATATCCTGAGTTAGGGGGCACTTCCTTGCTTATTGGAAACTATAATCTTGGCTAGCGAAAGGACATGTGCTGCTTTTTAGAACCACATATCcctaaatgatttatttttaaacataaacACATAACCTCAATGTGAGGTATCTAACTCTAAAACATCAGCATGAAGACAGCATCTTTCCTCCTAAGGTTCGGATTTTGGTTTTGCCCAGTATTCCCAATACATGGAGTACAACATACCAACAGTCATTGCTCCTACTACAAAGCCTTGGACTCCCACACGCATGTGAATCAGGTGGACAGACATTTTAGCATTCCCTCTGCTCTTCAGTTTGTATAATCCATATGCAACAATAGCTGCAAAGCCTGCTATTCCAATTGGGACAAATGGTGCCTCTTTAGCTTTTCGAGCAAGTTTTGATCCCAAAGTCTCATCATAACTGGAGAGGGAAACATCATTGTCTGTTGACATTGTAGCTGGTTGAAAAGCCTTCAGAACAAGATGCAGCAAAACCCCCTTCCACAGGCAGCCACCAGCTTCTGCTTGGCTTCCAAGCTTGACCATCTG
This Trichosurus vulpecula isolate mTriVul1 chromosome 2, mTriVul1.pri, whole genome shotgun sequence DNA region includes the following protein-coding sequences:
- the LOC118839842 gene encoding HIG1 domain family member 1A, mitochondrial-like; this translates as MSTDNDVSLSSYDETLGSKLARKAKEAPFVPIGIAGFAAIVAYGLYKLKSRGNAKMSVHLIHMRVGVQGFVVGAMTVGMLYSMYWEYWAKPKSEP